The Montipora capricornis isolate CH-2021 chromosome 3, ASM3666992v2, whole genome shotgun sequence genome window below encodes:
- the LOC138042127 gene encoding uncharacterized protein: MLATMIATGSTSHQIGEIVIQDSDLRDAVKALLLKDVDDQCKKLCKKREESSSVLRVPRSKHKSLETFSWESIIVEMRQHAPDVLDFLATIAVPQIKKDSEQQIPPLCTAYGILMHSRWKELSLIQKLNGILLGFGNATERTMKRLNRMGIAVTREGYRTIMDDMGSDLLDRVRKNIAVGLEPRIVFDNLDFKILVNIILTNHRNSDHHWIAHFLTFDRVSSQNLDDSKPQVANVKDFENIEYLLNKEELEKLRSDFIVLVARVLKEFFKFMEALGDVIPKHISHRYSTEMKEKSTIIGLPVVPFNQSKHSDVCSYLQYVQKLLIDIYKPEDQPGPLNTDADVILRNVKLPLVGDLLGRERVSGAKKTRLGCDSPSERFQNIVEAPALWHTKQSFLGFIWEQLYEPTATGGRDQGTLYHLRQHFKLVNVPQSVKKNYSACEALMLSATKAYLCNAFMTWLEISSTDAYPSWFSEIKSQKEPSAKWASLQLHLGTFVDEFVMTEFDIEKSWREQLEQRRQQRPQGGNTSTTEQAESAVQNVNTPGAIVILLQRSPADFKVLGVGKVVSLQGTQAPNDHAPVYVVSVESSATGILVPGQVVLWPLSMLALYTPSATEQGQHSRNVVSSIPSGSQDDRLFNYSVQVLQLGVMLMQLNDTEHEGDGDRSLINWKMLMLYFRCRPRGMKYAYEAMRFITCVKALYSEKTSHRLLHGQFVNPRGGEGNNYANDLKMEHCIQDNKQAMRAMQGNKTLKAVQRSSSSSYAQKEFCIHFDKECDITPDSSQHTHACTTEDIRAMITILQNSKPFEFQAGRPLHSFPHISKSPLDKLDVSLLHNWLTNHKHKLFSGEFELTGDSADEEGAEDSEDHDDSSGEDVD, from the exons ATGCTGGCCACAATGATTGCTACTGGGTCAACATCTCACCAAATAGGAGAAATAGTTATACAGGACAGTGATCTACGAGATGCAGTCAAAGCTTTGTTACTCAAGGATGTGGATGACCAGTGTAAGAAGCTCTGTAAGAAACGTGAAGAAAGTTCTTCTGTATTACGTGTGCCACGATCAAAACACAAG AGCCTTGAAACTTTTTCGTGGGAAAGCATTATCGTGGAAATGAGGCAGCATGCTCCAGATGTTCTGGATTTCCTTGCAACTATCGCAGTACCACAGATAAAAAAAGATTCAGAGCAACAAATTCCACCTTTGTGTACAGCCTATGGGATACTGATGCATTCCAGGTGGAAAGAACTCAGCCTGATCCAGAAACTCAATGGCATCCTTCTTGGTTTTGGAAATGCTACTGAAAGG ACAATGAAGAGGCTGAATAGAATGGGGATTGCTGTCACTAGGGAAGGCTACCGTACCATCATGGATGACATGGGTTCTGACCTCTTAGATCGTGTGAGGAAGAACATAGCTGTTGGCCTTGAACCACGAATTGTGTTTGATAAtctggatttcaaaattttagtCAATATAATTCTAACAAATCACAGGAATTCAGATCATCATTGGATTGCTCACTTCCTGACATTCGATAGAGTGTCCTCACAGAACCTTGATGACTCCAAGCCACAGGTGGCCAACGTTAAGGACTTCGAGAACATAGAGTACCTGCTAAACAAGGAAGAATTGGAGAAGCTTAGAAGTGATTTCATTGTGCTTGTTGCTCGTGTTTTAAAGGAATTCTTTAAGTTCATGGAAGCACTCGGAGACGTTATACCAAAACACATCTCTCACAG ATACTCTACTGAAATGAAAGAGAAGTCGACCATCATTGGTTTGCCTGTGGTTCCTTTTAACCAGTCAAAACATTCTGATGTTTGCAGTTATCTTCAGTATGTGCAAAAACTTCTCATTGACATCTACAAACCAGAG GACCAGCCTGGACCCCTAAATACAGATGCAGATGTCATTTTAAGGAATGTCAAACTGCCACTTGTTGGGGACCTCCTTGGAAGGGAGCGTGTTTCTGGTGCTAAGAAAACCAGACTAGGATGTGACAGCCCATCAGAGAGATTTCAAAACATTGTTGAAGCCCCTGCACTTTGGCACACAAAGCAGTCATTTCTTGGT TTTATTTGGGAGCAACTGTATGAGCCAACAGCCACAGGTGGACGAGACCAAGGGACCCTGTATCACTTAAGACAGCACTTCAAGTTAGTCAATGTGCCACAAAGTGTGAAAAAGAACTACTCTGCTTGTGAAGCCCTAATGCTCTCAGCTACAAAGGCATACCTATGCAATGCTTTTATGACTTGGTTGGAAATTTCAAGCACAGATGCCTATCCCTCGTGGTTTAGTGAAATTAAGAGCCAGAAGGAGCCATCAGCAAAATGGGCAAGCCTTCAGTTACATCTTGGAACATTTGTTGATGAATTTGTCATGACCGAGTTTGACATTGAAAAATCTTGGCGTGAACAACTAGAACAACGAAGGCAGCAAAGGCCGCAGGGTGGGAATACCAGTACAACAGAACAAGCAGAAAGTGCAGTGCAAAACGTTAACACCCCTG GAGCCATTGTCATACTGCTACAAAGATCTCCTGCAGATTTCAAAGTTCTAGGGGTTGGTAAGGTTGTCAGCTTGCAGGGAACCCAAGCACCCAATGATCATGCCCCAGTGTATGTGGTCTCGGTTGAATCCAGTGCCACTGGCATTCTGGTGCCAGGCCAAGTTGTGCTTTGGCCACTTTCCATGTTGGCCCTGTATACACCTTCTGCCACTGAACAAGGACAGCACAGCAGAAATGTTGTTTCTAGTATTCCCTCTGGCAGCCAAGATGACCGACTATTCAATTACAGCGTGCAGGTTTTACAACTGGGAGTGATGTTAATGCAATTAAACGATACAGAGCATGAGGGAGATGGCGATCGTAGTCTAATCAATTGGAAGATGTTGATGCTGTACTTTCGCTGCCGGCCAAGGGGTATGAAATATGCCTATGAGGCAATGCGATTTATCACATGTGTAAAAGCATTGTACTCGGAGAAGACCTCTCACAGATTATTGCATGGGCAATTTGTAAATCCAAGAGGAGGTGAAGGGAATAATTATGCAAACGATCTCAAAATGGAGCACTGCATCCAAGACAACAAACAAGCAATGAGAGCAATGCAAGGGAACAAAACTCTCAAGGCAGTACAAAGGTCATCATCTTCATCCTATGCTCAAAAGGAGTTTTGtattcattttgacaaggaGTGTGACATAACACCAGATTCAAGTCAACACACCCATGCCTGTACTACAGAGGATATAAGAGCAATGATAACAATTCTCCAGAATAGCAAGCCATTTGAGTTTCAAGCAGGGAGACCACTGCATTCATTTCCTCACATCTCAAAAAGCCCACTAGACAAACTGGATGTCAGTCTTCTCCACAACTGGTTGACAAATCACAAGCACAAGCTTTTCAGTGGGGAGTTTGAACTCACTGGTGATTCAGCAGATGAGGAAGGGGCAGAAGACAGTGAAGACCATGATGATAGCTCTGGAGAGGATGTTGATTGA